Proteins encoded within one genomic window of Sphingomonas sp. NBWT7:
- a CDS encoding DUF2171 domain-containing protein, whose protein sequence is MHDHSNIKEHMKVVGADGVHVGTVDHVDGERIKLTKNDSPSTQDGTGGKHHYLPAGLVATIEGDTVRLSATGQNAVDMFEEAE, encoded by the coding sequence ATGCACGATCACAGCAACATCAAGGAACATATGAAGGTCGTCGGCGCGGACGGCGTCCATGTCGGCACGGTCGACCATGTCGATGGCGAGCGGATCAAGCTGACCAAGAACGACAGCCCGTCGACGCAGGACGGCACCGGCGGCAAGCATCACTATCTGCCCGCCGGTTTGGTGGCGACGATCGAAGGCGACACGGTGCGACTCTCCGCCACCGGGCAGAACGCCGTCGACATGTTCGAAGAGGCCGAGTGA
- a CDS encoding ribonucleoside-diphosphate reductase subunit alpha yields MDFRDASEANMATDTIDATSPNGTGTASAAPADTPAASAPRKPYPLDVDHSRDALLTDFGKETLNDRYLLPGESYQDLFVRVASAYADDQAHAQRVYDYISKLWFMPATPVLSNGGTGRGLPISCYLNSVPDSLNGIVDTWNENVWLASRGGGIGTYWGNVRGIGEPVGLNGKTSGIIPFVRVMDSLTLAISQGSLRRGSAACYLDISHPEIEEFLEIRKPSGDFNRKALNLHHGVLIPDAFMEAVRDGAEWELKSPKDGAVRGKVDARALFQKLVETRLATGEPYIVFADHVNANMPKHHRDLGLKVSTSNLCSEITLPTGRDHLGNDRTAVCCLSSLNLETWDQWKDDKRFVEDVMRFLDNVLQDYIDRHEPGMERAAYSAGRERSVGLGVMGFHSFLQARGLPMEGAMAKSWNLKIFKQISSQVNEASMQLAVERGPCPDAADMGVMERFSCKMAIAPTASISIICGGTSACIEPIPANIYTHKTLSGSFSVKNPYLEKLLIEKSKNSDAVWNSILEQGGSVQHLDFLSQEEKDCYKTSFEIDQRWLLELAGDRTPYIDQAQSLNLFIPADVEKWDLLMLHFRAWELGIKSLYYLRSKSVQRAGFAGGVENDNTLEKPKYQFETTDYDECLACQ; encoded by the coding sequence ATGGATTTCAGAGACGCGAGTGAGGCGAACATGGCGACCGATACGATCGATGCGACCAGCCCGAACGGTACCGGTACGGCGAGCGCTGCGCCCGCCGACACCCCAGCCGCATCGGCGCCGCGCAAGCCCTACCCGCTCGACGTCGATCACTCGCGCGACGCGCTGCTGACCGATTTCGGCAAGGAGACGCTCAACGATCGCTACCTGCTGCCGGGCGAATCGTACCAGGATCTCTTTGTCCGCGTCGCCAGCGCCTATGCCGACGATCAGGCGCACGCACAGCGCGTCTATGATTACATCTCGAAGCTATGGTTCATGCCGGCGACGCCGGTGCTGTCGAACGGCGGTACGGGGCGCGGGCTGCCGATCAGCTGCTACCTCAATTCGGTGCCCGACAGCCTCAACGGCATCGTCGACACGTGGAACGAGAACGTCTGGCTCGCCAGCCGCGGCGGCGGCATCGGTACCTATTGGGGCAACGTGCGCGGGATCGGCGAGCCGGTCGGCCTCAACGGCAAGACCAGCGGGATCATTCCGTTCGTCCGCGTGATGGATTCGCTGACGCTGGCGATCAGCCAGGGCTCGCTGCGGCGCGGCTCGGCCGCCTGCTACCTCGACATCTCGCACCCCGAGATTGAGGAGTTCCTCGAGATCCGCAAGCCGTCGGGCGACTTCAACCGCAAGGCGCTCAACCTCCACCACGGCGTGCTGATCCCCGACGCGTTCATGGAAGCCGTGCGCGACGGCGCCGAATGGGAGCTCAAGAGCCCCAAGGACGGCGCGGTGCGCGGCAAGGTCGATGCGCGCGCGCTGTTCCAGAAGCTGGTCGAGACCCGGCTGGCGACGGGCGAGCCGTACATTGTCTTCGCCGATCACGTGAACGCGAACATGCCCAAGCATCACCGCGATCTGGGGCTCAAGGTATCGACCTCCAACCTGTGCAGCGAGATCACGCTGCCGACGGGCCGCGACCATCTCGGCAACGATCGTACCGCAGTGTGCTGCCTCTCCTCGCTCAACCTCGAGACGTGGGACCAATGGAAGGACGACAAGCGCTTCGTCGAGGACGTGATGCGCTTCCTCGACAACGTGCTGCAGGATTATATCGACCGCCACGAGCCCGGCATGGAGCGTGCGGCCTATAGCGCCGGGCGTGAACGCTCGGTCGGCCTCGGCGTGATGGGCTTCCACTCCTTCCTCCAGGCGCGCGGCCTGCCGATGGAGGGTGCGATGGCGAAGAGCTGGAACCTCAAGATCTTCAAGCAGATCAGCAGCCAGGTGAACGAGGCGTCGATGCAGCTCGCGGTCGAGCGCGGCCCCTGCCCCGATGCCGCCGACATGGGCGTGATGGAACGGTTCAGCTGCAAGATGGCGATCGCGCCGACCGCGTCGATCAGCATCATCTGCGGCGGCACCAGCGCGTGCATCGAGCCGATCCCGGCCAATATCTACACGCACAAGACGCTGTCGGGCAGCTTCTCGGTCAAGAACCCGTATCTCGAGAAGCTGCTAATCGAGAAATCGAAGAATTCCGACGCGGTGTGGAATTCGATCCTCGAGCAGGGCGGCTCGGTGCAGCACCTCGACTTCCTCAGCCAAGAGGAAAAGGATTGCTACAAGACCAGCTTCGAGATCGATCAGCGCTGGCTGCTCGAACTCGCGGGTGACCGTACGCCATACATCGATCAGGCGCAGTCGCTGAACCTGTTCATCCCGGCCGACGTAGAGAAGTGGGATCTGCTGATGCTCCACTTCCGCGCGTGGGAGCTCGGCATCAAGTCGCTCTACTATCTGCGCTCGAAGAGCGTGCAGCGTGCGGGCTTCGCCGGCGGGGTCGAGAACGACAACACGCTCGAAAAGCCGAAGTATCAGTTCGAGACGACCGACTACGACGAGTGCCTCGCCTGTCAGTAA